Proteins encoded in a region of the Clostridium butyricum genome:
- the nifV gene encoding homocitrate synthase — MVINDKENKKITIVDTTLRDGEQTAGVVFANEEKIVIAEMLSDLGVDQLEVGIPTMGGDEKQAITEIVKRNLKSSIMAWNRAVISDIEQSIDCGVDAVAISTSVSDIHIQHKLKKSREWVLDNMVKSVEFAKKNGLYVSVNGEDASRADREFLVEFINAAKQAGADRFRFCDTVGIMEPFSLRDEIKYLYDKTKFDIEMHTHNDFGMATANALAGLHGGATHVGVTVNGLGERAGNAALEEVLMSLMIVCGYKGENINTKMFREVSEYVSRASGRELPKWKAIVGTNMFAHESGIHADGALKDPKNYEAFDPDIVGLERQILIGKHSGRAAVVNKFAEYDITLTDDESKGILELVRSTSVRLKRTLFDKEVVQLYKEYHRQLEEKKCD; from the coding sequence ATGGTAATTAATGATAAGGAAAACAAAAAGATTACTATAGTAGATACGACTCTTAGAGATGGGGAACAAACAGCTGGGGTAGTTTTCGCTAATGAAGAAAAAATTGTTATAGCTGAAATGTTAAGTGATTTAGGCGTTGACCAATTAGAGGTTGGTATTCCAACTATGGGTGGAGATGAAAAGCAAGCTATAACAGAAATTGTTAAGAGAAATTTAAAATCAAGCATAATGGCTTGGAATAGAGCTGTAATAAGTGATATAGAACAATCAATAGATTGTGGTGTTGATGCAGTGGCAATTTCAACATCAGTATCAGATATCCATATACAACACAAACTTAAAAAGTCAAGAGAATGGGTATTAGATAATATGGTTAAATCTGTTGAGTTTGCAAAGAAAAATGGACTATATGTTTCGGTTAATGGTGAAGATGCATCAAGAGCAGATAGAGAATTTTTAGTTGAATTTATAAATGCAGCAAAACAAGCAGGAGCAGATAGATTTAGGTTCTGTGATACAGTTGGAATAATGGAACCATTTAGTCTTAGAGATGAGATTAAATATCTTTATGATAAAACAAAATTTGATATAGAAATGCATACACATAATGATTTTGGTATGGCAACAGCAAATGCTTTGGCTGGACTTCATGGCGGTGCTACACACGTTGGGGTTACTGTAAATGGCCTTGGTGAAAGAGCTGGAAATGCTGCGTTAGAAGAAGTTTTAATGTCACTTATGATAGTATGTGGATACAAAGGTGAAAATATAAATACAAAAATGTTCAGAGAAGTATCTGAATATGTTTCAAGAGCATCTGGAAGGGAACTACCAAAATGGAAGGCCATTGTTGGAACTAATATGTTTGCTCACGAATCAGGAATACATGCAGATGGAGCACTAAAAGATCCTAAAAACTATGAAGCTTTTGATCCAGATATAGTTGGACTTGAAAGACAAATACTCATAGGAAAGCATTCAGGAAGAGCTGCTGTAGTTAATAAGTTTGCAGAATATGATATAACTCTTACAGATGATGAATCAAAAGGAATATTAGAACTTGTTAGATCAACTTCCGTGAGATTAAAAAGAACTCTTTTTGATAAAGAAGTTGTTCAATTATATAAGGAATATCATAGACAATTAGAAGAAAAAAAATGTGATTAA
- a CDS encoding aconitate hydratase: MGDNLVYKILKSHIVEGELKVGEPVALKIDKTLTQDSTGTMAYLQLEAMGIDRVKTKKSVAFVDHNMLQQGFENADDHKFIQTVASKYGVYFSKPGNGICHQIFLERFSTPGDTLIGSDSHTPTAGGVGMLAMGAGGLDVALAMGGGAYNINTPKVVKVELTGSLNKMVSAKDVILEVLRMLTVKGGVGKVFEYAGEGVKSLSVPERATITNMGAELGATTSIFPSDERTLEFFKAQGREDEWIEFKPDADAVYDEVVTVNLSELKPLTAKPHMPDNVVKVTDAGKIKVDQVFIGSCTNSSYMDLMKVARILKGKKVNPNVSLVIGPGSRQVMEMIARNGALADIISAGARILENSCGPCIGMGQAPGTNGISLRTVNRNFYGRSGTLSGQIYIVSPETAAVSAINGYLTDPREIVSDVDLDIEMPEKFIIDDSMILEPAATNAEVEVVRGPNIKPFPIGKELGSDVDGKVVIKVEDNITTDHIMPSNSKLLPFRSNIPYLSEFCFSTIDAEFPKRAKDNNGGFIIAGGNYGQGSSREHAALAPLYLGIKGVVAKSFARIHKANLINNGIIPMEFKNEADYDKIDLLDELKIEGIENALVDGKVIVKNLTKNVEFEAIADLTEKEIAVIKAGGRLNYVKANS, translated from the coding sequence GTGGGAGATAATTTAGTATATAAAATTTTAAAAAGCCATATAGTTGAAGGTGAATTAAAGGTTGGAGAACCAGTAGCGTTAAAGATTGACAAGACTTTAACTCAAGATTCAACTGGAACAATGGCATATCTTCAATTAGAAGCTATGGGAATAGATAGAGTTAAAACAAAAAAATCTGTAGCATTTGTTGATCATAACATGTTACAACAAGGATTTGAAAATGCTGATGATCATAAATTTATTCAAACTGTTGCATCTAAATATGGAGTATATTTTTCAAAGCCAGGAAATGGTATATGTCATCAAATATTCTTAGAAAGATTCTCAACTCCAGGCGATACTTTAATAGGATCTGACAGTCATACTCCAACAGCAGGTGGAGTTGGTATGCTTGCTATGGGTGCAGGTGGATTAGACGTTGCATTAGCTATGGGTGGTGGAGCTTATAATATAAATACTCCAAAGGTTGTAAAAGTTGAACTTACAGGATCATTAAATAAAATGGTTTCTGCTAAAGATGTAATACTTGAAGTATTAAGAATGCTTACTGTTAAAGGTGGAGTTGGTAAAGTATTTGAATATGCAGGAGAAGGTGTTAAGAGTCTTTCTGTTCCAGAAAGAGCGACTATAACTAACATGGGTGCTGAACTTGGAGCAACAACTTCAATTTTTCCAAGTGATGAAAGAACTTTAGAATTTTTTAAAGCACAAGGAAGAGAAGACGAATGGATAGAATTCAAACCAGATGCAGATGCAGTTTATGATGAAGTTGTAACTGTTAATTTAAGTGAATTGAAACCATTAACAGCTAAACCACATATGCCAGATAATGTAGTTAAAGTAACTGATGCTGGAAAAATTAAAGTAGACCAAGTATTTATCGGAAGTTGTACAAACTCTTCATATATGGATTTAATGAAGGTTGCAAGAATTTTAAAAGGCAAAAAAGTTAATCCTAATGTGAGTTTAGTAATTGGACCAGGATCAAGACAAGTTATGGAGATGATTGCTAGGAATGGTGCATTAGCAGATATTATAAGTGCTGGAGCAAGAATCCTTGAAAATTCTTGTGGACCATGTATCGGTATGGGTCAAGCGCCTGGAACAAATGGAATATCTTTAAGAACAGTAAACAGAAATTTCTATGGAAGAAGTGGAACATTATCTGGACAAATATATATTGTAAGTCCAGAAACAGCTGCAGTTTCAGCAATTAATGGATATTTAACTGATCCAAGAGAAATTGTTAGTGATGTAGATTTAGATATAGAAATGCCAGAAAAATTCATTATAGATGATTCAATGATTTTAGAACCAGCAGCAACTAATGCTGAAGTAGAAGTTGTAAGAGGTCCAAACATAAAACCATTCCCAATAGGAAAAGAATTAGGTTCAGATGTGGATGGAAAGGTAGTTATTAAAGTTGAAGACAATATAACAACAGATCATATTATGCCTTCAAATTCTAAGTTATTACCATTTAGATCTAACATACCTTATCTTTCAGAATTCTGTTTTAGCACAATAGATGCAGAGTTCCCTAAGAGAGCTAAAGATAATAATGGTGGATTCATTATTGCTGGAGGAAACTATGGTCAAGGTTCAAGCAGAGAGCATGCTGCACTTGCACCTTTATACTTAGGAATTAAAGGTGTTGTAGCTAAATCATTTGCAAGAATTCATAAAGCTAACTTAATTAACAATGGAATAATTCCAATGGAATTTAAGAATGAAGCTGATTATGATAAGATTGACTTATTAGACGAATTAAAAATTGAAGGTATAGAAAATGCCTTAGTTGATGGAAAAGTGATAGTTAAGAACTTAACTAAGAATGTTGAATTTGAAGCTATAGCAGATCTTACAGAAAAAGAAATTGCAGTAATAAAAGCTGGTGGAAGATTAAATTACGTAAAGGCTAATAGCTAG
- the nrdG gene encoding anaerobic ribonucleoside-triphosphate reductase activating protein, whose amino-acid sequence MDKDIRLSGIAYESLVNGPGIRRVFFSQGCKHNCKGCFNPDTHDFNGGENRNMDELIESVLDNPMIKGVTFSGGDPLEQAEKFAYMAKAFKNNSLNIWCYTGYTYEYIREHKDENNGWNELLNNIDVLVDGKFEEENMQEGLKFRGSTNQRIIDIKESLNHGKIVTLDY is encoded by the coding sequence ATGGATAAAGATATACGATTATCAGGAATAGCATATGAGAGTTTAGTAAATGGTCCAGGAATTAGAAGAGTATTTTTCTCACAAGGATGTAAGCATAATTGTAAAGGCTGTTTTAACCCTGATACACACGATTTTAATGGTGGAGAAAACCGTAATATGGATGAATTGATAGAATCAGTTTTAGATAATCCTATGATTAAAGGTGTGACTTTTAGTGGAGGAGATCCATTAGAACAGGCAGAGAAGTTTGCATATATGGCAAAGGCGTTTAAGAACAATAGCTTAAATATATGGTGCTATACAGGTTATACTTATGAATATATAAGAGAACATAAAGATGAAAATAATGGTTGGAATGAACTTTTAAATAATATAGATGTTCTTGTTGATGGAAAATTTGAAGAAGAGAATATGCAAGAAGGTTTAAAATTTAGAGGTTCAACAAATCAGAGAATAATAGACATAAAAGAGAGTTTAAATCATGGTAAGATAGTAACACTAGATTATTAA
- a CDS encoding aldose 1-epimerase family protein: MEYILENSKLRIKSRTYGGEITSILNKENKEEYLWNGNPEYWKYHAPILFPIVGKVADSKYRVNGKVYELPQHGLARVSEFSMIDKKEDEITFELKYSEESLKVYPYKFSLKSNYRLEDDGVRITYIVENLDDKKIYFSIGAHPAFMCPIDKNDLLENCYIEFNKIENSKQITLTEEGYLSHSSSDCLKDTNKLILSKELFKNDALVFNDLKSNKMTIKSEKSDKSLEVDFTGFPYMGIWAPKDGAPFVCIEPWFGHADYYDFNGDFTEKEGINSIDVCEKFSCTYKVTAR, translated from the coding sequence ATGGAATACATTTTAGAAAATTCAAAATTAAGAATCAAGTCAAGGACTTATGGTGGAGAAATAACTTCAATATTGAATAAGGAGAATAAAGAAGAATATTTATGGAATGGTAATCCTGAGTATTGGAAATATCATGCACCAATATTGTTCCCAATTGTAGGAAAGGTTGCAGATTCAAAATATAGGGTTAATGGAAAAGTATATGAACTTCCACAGCATGGATTAGCAAGGGTATCAGAATTTTCTATGATTGATAAAAAGGAAGATGAAATTACATTTGAATTGAAATATTCAGAAGAATCATTAAAAGTTTATCCTTATAAATTTTCTTTAAAGTCTAACTATAGATTAGAAGATGATGGAGTTAGAATAACTTATATTGTGGAAAACTTAGATGACAAAAAGATATATTTTTCTATAGGAGCTCATCCAGCATTTATGTGTCCTATAGATAAAAACGATTTACTAGAAAATTGTTATATTGAATTTAATAAAATTGAGAATAGTAAGCAAATTACACTTACAGAGGAAGGATATTTATCTCATAGTAGTAGTGATTGCTTAAAGGACACAAATAAATTGATTTTATCTAAAGAACTTTTTAAAAATGATGCGTTAGTTTTCAATGATTTAAAATCAAATAAAATGACTATAAAATCAGAAAAGAGCGATAAATCTTTAGAAGTGGATTTTACAGGATTTCCTTATATGGGAATATGGGCACCTAAAGATGGAGCACCTTTTGTTTGTATAGAACCTTGGTTTGGGCATGCTGATTATTATGACTTTAATGGTGATTTTACGGAAAAAGAAGGTATTAATTCTATTGATGTTTGTGAAAAATTTAGTTGCACGTATAAGGTAACAGCTAGATAA
- a CDS encoding DNA-3-methyladenine glycosylase, protein MILEKSFYSKGALDLAKELLGKTIVRKIDGRVLKGKIVETEAYIGEIDKASHAYNGRRTARTEPLFHEGGIAYVYFIYGLYHCFNVISGEKDKGEGVLVRAVEPLNEFNYISQKRFKKNFDELSNAKKKTVTNGPSKLCMAYSIDKSENYKKLYENGDFYIEDSNESDFEIVETKRIGIDYAEEAIDFPWRFYIKGNSYISVK, encoded by the coding sequence ATGATTTTAGAAAAAAGCTTTTATAGTAAAGGTGCTTTAGATTTGGCGAAAGAACTATTAGGTAAAACTATTGTAAGAAAAATAGATGGAAGAGTTTTAAAAGGAAAGATAGTTGAAACAGAAGCTTATATAGGGGAAATTGATAAAGCGTCACATGCATATAACGGAAGAAGAACAGCAAGAACAGAGCCTTTATTTCATGAAGGTGGAATTGCATATGTGTATTTTATATACGGTCTTTACCACTGTTTTAATGTAATAAGTGGAGAGAAGGATAAGGGTGAGGGAGTATTAGTTAGAGCAGTTGAGCCCTTAAATGAATTTAACTATATATCACAAAAAAGGTTTAAAAAGAATTTCGATGAATTAAGCAACGCAAAGAAAAAGACAGTTACAAATGGTCCGTCAAAATTATGTATGGCTTATTCAATAGATAAAAGTGAAAATTATAAAAAGCTATATGAAAATGGGGATTTTTATATAGAAGATTCTAATGAAAGTGATTTCGAAATAGTTGAAACTAAGAGGATTGGAATTGATTATGCTGAAGAAGCAATTGATTTTCCGTGGAGATTCTATATAAAAGGAAATTCATATATATCTGTTAAATAA
- the asnS gene encoding asparagine--tRNA ligase, producing MAKSTLIRSLYRNADDFLSKDVTISGWIRTLRASNAFGFIEINDGSFFKNIQIVFDEKLDNFKEISKLPISSSLTITGTLVATPDAKQPFEVQAKEIIIEGMSNSDYPLQKKRHTFEYLRSIAHLRPRSNAFSATFRVRSVAAYAIHKFFQEQNFVYTHTPIITGSDCEGAGEMFRVTTLDPKTPELTKEGNVDYTKDFFGKETNLTVSGQLNAECFALAFRNIYTFGPTFRAENSNTTRHAAEFWMIEPEIAFADLQDDMELAEAMLKYVIQYVIDECPEEMQFFNSFVDKGLLERLNHVVSSDFARVTYTEAVEILEKCGKEFDYPVSWGIDLQTEHERYLTEEHFKKPLFVTDYPKDIKAFYMRMNDDNKTVAATDLLVPGIGEIIGGSQREERLDVLEARMAELGLAKEDYWWYLELRKYGETKHAGFGLGFERLIMYITGMTNIRDVIPFPRTPGTSEF from the coding sequence ATGGCAAAATCAACTTTAATTAGAAGCCTTTATAGAAATGCTGATGATTTCTTATCAAAGGATGTAACAATATCAGGATGGATCAGAACTTTAAGAGCATCTAATGCTTTTGGATTCATAGAAATAAATGATGGTTCATTTTTTAAAAACATTCAAATAGTATTTGATGAAAAGTTAGACAATTTTAAGGAAATTTCAAAATTACCTATAAGTTCGTCTCTTACTATAACTGGAACTTTAGTTGCTACACCTGATGCTAAGCAACCATTTGAAGTACAGGCAAAAGAAATAATTATAGAAGGAATGTCAAACTCAGACTATCCTCTACAAAAGAAAAGACACACTTTTGAATATTTAAGAAGCATTGCTCATTTAAGACCAAGAAGTAATGCATTCTCTGCAACTTTCAGAGTTCGTTCTGTTGCTGCTTATGCAATACATAAGTTCTTCCAAGAACAAAACTTCGTATATACACACACTCCAATCATAACTGGTAGTGACTGTGAAGGTGCTGGAGAAATGTTCAGAGTTACAACTTTAGATCCAAAAACTCCTGAATTAACAAAAGAAGGTAACGTTGATTACACTAAAGATTTCTTTGGAAAAGAAACTAATCTTACTGTTTCTGGTCAATTAAATGCTGAATGCTTTGCTTTAGCATTTAGAAATATATATACATTCGGACCAACATTCAGAGCTGAAAATTCTAACACTACAAGACACGCTGCTGAATTCTGGATGATAGAACCTGAAATAGCTTTTGCTGACCTACAAGATGATATGGAACTTGCAGAAGCAATGCTTAAGTATGTAATCCAATATGTAATAGATGAATGTCCAGAAGAAATGCAATTCTTCAACTCATTTGTTGACAAAGGATTATTAGAAAGATTAAATCACGTAGTTTCTTCTGACTTTGCTAGAGTAACTTATACAGAAGCTGTTGAAATATTAGAAAAATGCGGAAAAGAATTTGATTATCCTGTATCTTGGGGAATCGACTTACAAACAGAACATGAAAGATATCTTACTGAAGAACACTTCAAGAAACCTCTATTTGTAACTGATTATCCAAAAGATATCAAAGCATTCTATATGAGAATGAATGATGATAACAAGACTGTTGCAGCAACAGATCTTTTAGTTCCTGGAATCGGTGAAATCATCGGAGGAAGTCAAAGAGAAGAAAGACTTGATGTTTTAGAAGCTAGAATGGCTGAATTAGGTCTTGCTAAAGAAGATTACTGGTGGTACTTAGAATTAAGAAAATACGGAGAAACTAAACACGCTGGATTCGGTTTAGGATTCGAAAGATTAATTATGTACATTACTGGTATGACTAACATAAGAGACGTAATACCATTCCCTAGAACTCCTGGAACTTCTGAATTCTAG
- a CDS encoding metallophosphoesterase family protein: MKIAVISDIHANIYALMTVLEDIDSERVDTIVCLGDLVGYGPHPNEVVSTIRRRNILCLKGNYDSSVVDNEFSFIRENPINSFSMPWAVNELREENRIFLDNLPSTLSLNIANKSILFVHGSPNKINEYLLQDGENTSEIMSALKEDILLCAHTHIPCAKEFGNKLFINCGSVGKPKIGRPNPTYCIMDITNSGGVKVKIKEVTYEVKKIIKDMTMLDFPQTLIHSFETGVE; encoded by the coding sequence ATGAAAATAGCTGTAATATCAGATATTCATGCTAATATTTATGCACTTATGACTGTTTTAGAAGATATAGATAGTGAAAGAGTTGATACCATAGTCTGCTTGGGCGATTTAGTAGGATACGGTCCACATCCAAATGAAGTTGTATCTACCATAAGAAGACGTAATATTCTTTGTTTGAAAGGAAATTACGATAGTTCCGTTGTAGATAATGAATTTTCATTCATCAGAGAAAATCCTATAAATTCTTTTTCTATGCCTTGGGCTGTTAACGAATTAAGAGAAGAAAATAGAATATTCCTTGATAACTTACCCTCTACTCTATCTTTAAATATCGCTAACAAAAGTATTTTGTTTGTTCACGGAAGTCCTAATAAGATTAATGAATATTTACTTCAAGATGGTGAAAATACATCCGAAATAATGAGCGCATTAAAAGAGGACATACTCCTTTGCGCCCATACTCATATCCCTTGTGCAAAGGAATTTGGAAATAAACTATTTATTAATTGTGGAAGTGTTGGAAAACCTAAAATCGGCAGACCAAACCCAACATACTGTATAATGGACATCACTAATTCTGGAGGCGTAAAAGTAAAAATTAAAGAAGTAACTTATGAAGTGAAAAAGATTATTAAAGATATGACTATGCTCGATTTTCCTCAAACTTTAATCCATTCATTTGAAACTGGAGTAGAATAA
- a CDS encoding M24 family metallopeptidase translates to MKKQRVLNVINEMEKAGLSQIIVSSTASIYYLTGKWISAGERMIALYLNKNGEHKFIVNKLFPIEEDLGVEIVWYTDSEDSIKILSNIVNKNEALGVDKFWPAQYIIRLMELNAVKGFVNSSGIIDELRMVKDEEEKDLMRKSSKINDKVMEALKSELREGYTEKYYARLLAEIYENEGAQGFSFDPILAYGENAADPHHEPDGTKLKKGDSLVIDIGGIYNHYCSDMTRTVFFGKEPSQEHRRIYEIVRNANLNAISKVKDGVKFSDIDAAARDFITEEGFGEYFTHRTGHSIGLEIHDKGDVSSINHAEVKEGMIFSIEPGIYLPGNIGVRIEDLVLVTKDGCEILNSVPKEITVV, encoded by the coding sequence ATGAAAAAACAAAGAGTATTAAATGTTATTAATGAAATGGAGAAGGCAGGTTTATCTCAGATTATAGTATCATCTACTGCATCCATATATTATCTTACTGGAAAATGGATTTCTGCAGGAGAAAGAATGATAGCCTTATATTTAAATAAAAATGGAGAGCACAAATTTATAGTAAATAAGTTATTTCCAATTGAAGAAGACTTAGGCGTTGAAATTGTATGGTATACAGATAGTGAAGACTCAATTAAGATTTTAAGTAATATAGTTAATAAAAATGAAGCATTGGGTGTAGATAAATTCTGGCCAGCTCAATATATTATAAGACTAATGGAACTTAATGCCGTAAAAGGATTTGTAAATTCATCAGGAATAATTGATGAACTTAGAATGGTTAAAGATGAAGAAGAAAAAGATCTTATGAGAAAATCATCAAAGATTAATGATAAGGTTATGGAAGCGCTTAAGAGTGAACTAAGAGAAGGTTATACTGAAAAGTATTATGCAAGATTGTTAGCTGAAATATATGAAAATGAAGGAGCTCAAGGTTTCTCTTTTGATCCAATACTTGCATATGGTGAAAATGCAGCAGATCCTCATCATGAGCCAGATGGAACTAAGCTTAAAAAAGGAGATAGTTTAGTTATTGATATTGGAGGAATATATAATCACTATTGCTCAGATATGACAAGAACTGTATTCTTTGGGAAAGAACCAAGTCAAGAGCATAGAAGAATATATGAAATAGTTAGAAATGCTAACTTAAATGCTATTTCAAAAGTTAAAGATGGAGTTAAATTTTCAGATATAGATGCAGCAGCAAGAGATTTTATAACAGAAGAAGGGTTTGGAGAATACTTTACTCACAGAACTGGACATAGCATAGGTTTAGAGATTCATGATAAAGGTGATGTAAGTTCTATTAATCATGCAGAAGTAAAAGAAGGGATGATTTTTTCTATTGAACCAGGAATTTACCTTCCAGGCAATATAGGTGTTAGAATTGAGGATTTAGTGCTTGTAACTAAAGATGGATGTGAAATATTAAATTCAGTGCCAAAAGAAATTACTGTAGTTTAA
- the murC gene encoding UDP-N-acetylmuramate--L-alanine ligase: MSFDFLKDRDKKIHFIGICGISMSGLAAVLLNSGFKVSGSDFKDSPIVEKLRAEGAEIYIGHNKDNIKKDVDLVVYTAAIPSDNPEILAAKDQNILLMDRAEFLGHIMKGHKYNVAVSGTHGKTTCTSMLSHVTLAANLDPTILVGGELDVIGGNFRIGNSEYFLTEACEYKKSFLKFPPYVGIILNIDADHLDCYKDINEIADTFMAFSKLIPKDGYLVGYGDDERVKEILSNAECNTVSYGFNDDSDVTAKNITFNKMGCASFDVYKSDKKLFSLTLNVPGKHNVLNALASICVSLIFNIADKDTVEGLSKCKGAHKRFEYKGELNGVTVIDDYAHHPTEIKATLNTAQKIDHNKVYCVFQPHTYTRTKTLFDEFTHCFNECDELILMDIYAAREKDTGLVSSEELGNAIRSTGVNCTNVHSHDEALEYVKSKLGDGDLLLTVGAGDVVIVGEKYLENK; the protein is encoded by the coding sequence GTGTCTTTTGATTTCTTAAAAGATAGAGATAAAAAAATTCATTTTATAGGTATTTGCGGTATCAGTATGAGTGGTCTTGCTGCCGTTCTACTAAACAGCGGTTTCAAAGTGTCTGGATCAGATTTTAAAGATTCACCTATCGTTGAAAAATTAAGAGCTGAAGGTGCTGAAATTTACATAGGTCATAACAAAGATAACATAAAAAAAGATGTAGATTTAGTAGTTTATACTGCTGCCATTCCTTCCGATAATCCTGAAATATTGGCAGCTAAAGATCAAAATATACTTTTAATGGACAGAGCTGAATTTTTGGGACATATAATGAAAGGTCACAAATATAATGTAGCAGTTTCAGGTACTCATGGTAAAACAACATGTACTTCAATGCTTTCTCACGTTACATTAGCTGCAAATTTAGATCCTACAATCTTAGTTGGTGGAGAATTAGATGTTATCGGAGGAAATTTCCGAATTGGTAACAGTGAATATTTTTTAACCGAAGCTTGTGAATATAAAAAATCATTCTTAAAATTCCCACCTTATGTTGGAATTATCTTAAATATCGATGCTGATCACTTAGACTGCTATAAAGATATTAATGAAATAGCAGATACTTTTATGGCCTTTTCAAAATTGATACCAAAGGATGGTTATCTTGTTGGTTATGGAGATGATGAAAGAGTTAAAGAAATTCTTTCAAATGCTGAATGTAATACTGTAAGTTATGGATTTAATGATGATTCAGATGTCACTGCTAAAAATATCACTTTTAATAAAATGGGATGTGCATCATTTGATGTTTATAAGTCTGATAAAAAGCTATTTTCTCTAACTTTAAATGTACCTGGTAAGCATAATGTCTTAAATGCACTTGCGTCTATATGTGTTTCTTTGATTTTTAACATTGCTGATAAAGATACAGTTGAAGGTTTATCAAAATGCAAAGGTGCTCATAAAAGATTTGAATATAAAGGCGAATTAAATGGCGTTACTGTAATAGATGATTATGCTCATCATCCAACAGAAATAAAAGCGACTCTAAATACAGCCCAAAAAATAGACCATAATAAAGTATACTGTGTATTCCAACCACACACATACACTAGAACTAAAACATTATTTGATGAATTCACACATTGTTTTAATGAATGTGATGAACTTATTTTAATGGATATCTATGCTGCTCGTGAAAAAGATACTGGTTTAGTATCTTCTGAAGAACTTGGAAATGCAATACGCTCTACCGGTGTAAATTGTACAAATGTTCATTCACATGATGAAGCTTTAGAATACGTAAAATCTAAGCTTGGCGATGGAGATTTATTATTAACAGTTGGTGCTGGAGATGTAGTTATTGTTGGTGAAAAATATTTAGAAAATAAATAA
- the purR gene encoding pur operon repressor, giving the protein MEKFTRNKRVVAITKILLENPNKIIGLNRFLELLNAAKSTISEDIVVVREVLEKLQMGKIETVAGVAGGIKYIPGNGDESNRAFALELCKQLEDDGRVIPGNIIYMTDLMYNPEIISKAGVMLSSCFKASDIDYVITVETKGIPLAYEVARNLGVQLVIARRDSQVTEGPTVTINYVSGSNGRLQQMSLSKKSMKNNSRCIFIDDFMKGGGTAIGIKDLLKEFDSELVGIGVLVDNKQTEKKLVDEYVSIVELKEVDKSAIVGIQPSKLFA; this is encoded by the coding sequence ATGGAGAAATTTACTAGAAATAAAAGAGTAGTTGCCATAACTAAGATTTTGTTAGAAAACCCTAATAAAATAATAGGGTTAAATAGATTTCTAGAATTATTAAATGCGGCAAAATCCACAATAAGTGAAGATATTGTAGTCGTAAGAGAAGTTTTAGAAAAGCTTCAAATGGGAAAAATTGAAACTGTTGCAGGGGTTGCAGGTGGTATCAAGTATATTCCAGGTAATGGTGATGAAAGTAATAGAGCGTTTGCTTTAGAATTATGTAAACAATTAGAAGATGATGGAAGAGTTATTCCAGGGAATATTATTTATATGACTGATTTAATGTATAATCCAGAAATTATAAGTAAGGCTGGTGTTATGCTTTCATCATGTTTCAAGGCAAGTGATATTGATTATGTTATTACTGTTGAAACTAAAGGAATTCCTTTGGCTTATGAAGTAGCAAGGAACTTAGGAGTACAACTTGTTATTGCAAGAAGAGATAGTCAGGTTACAGAAGGTCCTACAGTTACTATAAATTATGTTTCAGGAAGTAATGGAAGACTTCAACAGATGTCATTATCAAAAAAATCAATGAAAAATAACAGCAGATGTATTTTTATTGATGATTTTATGAAAGGTGGCGGAACTGCTATCGGAATTAAGGATCTATTAAAGGAGTTTGATAGTGAATTAGTAGGAATTGGAGTATTAGTTGATAATAAACAAACAGAAAAGAAACTTGTAGATGAGTATGTATCTATTGTTGAATTAAAAGAAGTAGATAAATCAGCAATTGTAGGAATACAACCATCAAAATTATTTGCTTAA